In the genome of Eggerthella sp. YY7918, one region contains:
- a CDS encoding efflux RND transporter periplasmic adaptor subunit, with protein MRPINRRHSPRANDTAPIDVEPDRVPSMDGHARGAAIPQGSSSADPVWSNDLVDAQALADMRAFNDLKAKRKKQKRKKIIITLSVLVGLVLVAGGAIAWYMADQAAKALENAAPQTSVVEKGTFTETVSASGNLQPVASVIAAPEVDGIVGEVYVSEGSAVEAGQALYTMVNADLDKAVAQAAQSVEEARNGVAQAQNAVDDAYRAKANGQQAAEQAVAGAEGGAGAGAPFDASSADSAIRQAELALNSANLTLQGAQAAYDEAVARADKRTVKAAISGSVIAVHIEPGKALGAAGGTAEAPVQIADLSQMTVSVNVNEIDILKLAADQNAEITFTAAPDLVLPAKVLSIATTSASSSDGMGPMGGAVSYPVKLLIAEPDPRLKPGMTAKATITTQTIEDALMVPISAVQDDGMGSNFILVMTDPETQETEQRAVEVLASDGLTSVIKGQVKAGDIVIADGGGGSVGMGMAPEGAVASGDMVIG; from the coding sequence ATGAGACCGATTAACCGCCGTCACTCCCCTCGCGCCAACGATACGGCGCCGATTGATGTCGAACCCGATAGGGTGCCTTCGATGGACGGACACGCAAGGGGCGCCGCCATCCCGCAAGGCTCCTCTTCCGCCGATCCCGTTTGGTCAAACGACCTGGTTGACGCTCAGGCTCTTGCCGATATGCGCGCCTTCAACGATCTTAAAGCCAAGCGTAAAAAACAGAAGCGCAAGAAAATTATCATCACGCTCTCGGTGTTGGTGGGACTTGTCCTTGTGGCGGGAGGTGCCATTGCGTGGTATATGGCCGACCAGGCCGCAAAGGCTCTGGAAAACGCTGCGCCTCAGACAAGCGTGGTTGAAAAGGGCACCTTCACCGAGACGGTTTCGGCATCGGGCAACCTTCAGCCGGTAGCTTCGGTTATCGCTGCGCCGGAAGTAGACGGCATTGTCGGCGAGGTGTATGTGTCTGAAGGGAGCGCGGTTGAAGCAGGTCAGGCGCTCTACACGATGGTTAACGCCGATTTGGACAAAGCGGTTGCGCAGGCGGCCCAAAGCGTTGAAGAAGCGCGTAACGGGGTAGCTCAGGCGCAAAATGCGGTTGACGATGCCTATCGCGCCAAGGCAAACGGTCAGCAGGCGGCCGAACAAGCCGTCGCGGGTGCTGAAGGCGGTGCGGGTGCAGGCGCACCTTTCGATGCCTCCAGCGCCGATTCCGCCATTCGTCAGGCCGAGCTTGCGCTCAATAGCGCAAACCTGACCCTGCAGGGTGCGCAAGCAGCCTATGATGAGGCGGTGGCCCGGGCGGATAAACGCACGGTGAAGGCCGCTATTTCCGGTAGTGTGATTGCGGTTCATATTGAGCCGGGCAAAGCGCTTGGAGCGGCGGGTGGCACGGCAGAAGCGCCGGTGCAGATAGCCGATTTGTCGCAGATGACGGTCTCGGTCAACGTAAATGAAATAGACATTCTTAAACTCGCCGCCGATCAGAATGCTGAAATTACTTTTACGGCCGCACCCGATCTTGTCCTGCCCGCGAAGGTGTTGAGCATTGCGACAACCTCGGCAAGTTCTTCTGACGGCATGGGTCCCATGGGCGGGGCGGTGTCCTATCCGGTCAAGCTTCTTATTGCCGAGCCCGACCCGCGTCTCAAGCCCGGTATGACCGCCAAGGCCACTATCACAACCCAGACCATCGAAGATGCGTTGATGGTGCCCATTTCGGCGGTGCAAGACGATGGCATGGGCTCGAATTTCATTCTGGTCATGACCGATCCCGAAACGCAGGAAACAGAGCAGCGCGCCGTTGAGGTGCTTGCCTCTGACGGACTTACTTCGGTTATAAAGGGCCAGGTGAAGGCAGGAGATATAGTAATTGCAGACGGTGGCGGAGGCAGCGTAGGCATGGGTATGGCACCCGAAGGCGCCGTTGCTTCCGGCGATATGGTCATAGGATAG